One Mycolicibacterium crocinum DNA window includes the following coding sequences:
- a CDS encoding lipoprotein LpqH → MKRILAVGVGVIGCSVMLVGCSDNNSSSKSSSSATGAAPTSVSVASGGKTSVKVEGNDLQGLDLNSVTCVKQGGTINIASGAVGGQQGLGVVMKDGQPPTVQSLGMVVDGNALAVSDNMGVKTGSADVKVDGTTYTITGEAAGADMKNPMAGMITKKFEISVTCK, encoded by the coding sequence GTGAAGCGAATTCTCGCGGTCGGTGTCGGCGTGATCGGCTGCAGCGTGATGCTGGTTGGCTGCTCCGACAACAACAGCAGCAGCAAGAGCTCGAGCTCGGCAACGGGCGCCGCGCCCACCAGCGTTTCGGTGGCCTCCGGCGGCAAGACGTCGGTCAAGGTCGAGGGCAACGACCTGCAGGGCTTGGATCTGAACTCCGTCACATGCGTCAAGCAGGGCGGCACGATCAACATCGCCAGTGGCGCGGTGGGTGGTCAGCAGGGTCTCGGCGTGGTCATGAAGGACGGCCAGCCGCCGACCGTGCAGTCCCTCGGAATGGTCGTCGACGGCAACGCACTCGCGGTGAGCGACAACATGGGCGTCAAGACCGGCTCCGCCGACGTCAAGGTCGACGGCACCACCTACACCATCACGGGTGAGGCCGCCGGCGCCGACATGAAGAACCCGATGGCCGGCATGATCACCAAGAAGTTCGAAATCTCCGTCACCTGCAAGTGA
- a CDS encoding amidohydrolase family protein: MNVDDLILVSIDDHVVEPPDMFLNHVPAKYKSEAPIVVTDDKGVDQWMYQGRPQGVSGLNAVVSWPAEEWGRDPAGFAEMRPGVYDVHERVRDMNRNGILASMCFPTFTGFSARHLNMTREDVTLVMVSAYNDWHIDEWAGSYPDRFIPIAILPTWTPEGMCNEIRRVAAKGCRAVTMPELPHLEGLPSYHDEDYWGPVFRTLSEENVVMCLHIGTGFGAISMAPNAPIDNLIILATQVSAMCAQDLLWGPAMRNYPDLKFAFSEGGIGWIPFYLDRSDRHYTNQKWLRRDFGDKMPSDVFREHSLACYVTDKTSLKLRHEIGIDIIAWECDYPHSDCFWPDAPEQVLAELNAAGASDSDINKITWENSCRFFGWDPFTRTTREDATVKGLRAKGADVDTSIRSRKEWAARYAEKQLTKA, encoded by the coding sequence ATGAACGTCGACGACCTGATCCTGGTGAGCATCGATGACCATGTCGTGGAACCCCCCGACATGTTCCTCAACCACGTCCCGGCCAAGTACAAGTCCGAGGCCCCGATCGTCGTCACCGACGACAAGGGCGTCGATCAGTGGATGTACCAGGGCCGGCCGCAGGGCGTCAGCGGGCTCAATGCCGTGGTGTCGTGGCCCGCCGAGGAGTGGGGCCGCGATCCGGCCGGCTTCGCCGAGATGCGCCCGGGCGTCTACGACGTCCACGAACGGGTGCGCGACATGAACCGCAACGGCATCCTCGCCTCGATGTGCTTCCCCACGTTCACCGGCTTCTCCGCGCGCCACCTGAACATGACGCGTGAGGACGTCACGCTCGTCATGGTGTCGGCCTACAACGACTGGCACATCGATGAATGGGCCGGTTCCTACCCGGACCGGTTCATCCCGATCGCGATCCTCCCGACGTGGACGCCCGAGGGCATGTGCAACGAGATCCGCCGGGTCGCCGCCAAGGGCTGCCGGGCGGTCACGATGCCGGAACTGCCGCACCTCGAAGGCCTGCCGAGCTACCACGACGAGGACTACTGGGGCCCGGTGTTCCGCACGCTGTCGGAAGAGAACGTGGTGATGTGTCTGCACATCGGCACCGGCTTCGGCGCGATCAGCATGGCCCCCAACGCACCGATCGACAACCTGATCATCCTGGCCACCCAGGTCTCGGCGATGTGCGCTCAGGACCTGTTGTGGGGCCCCGCGATGCGCAACTACCCGGACCTGAAGTTCGCGTTCTCCGAGGGCGGCATCGGATGGATCCCGTTCTACCTCGATCGCAGCGACCGGCACTACACCAACCAGAAGTGGCTGCGCCGCGACTTCGGGGACAAGATGCCCAGTGACGTGTTCCGGGAGCATTCGCTGGCCTGCTACGTCACCGACAAGACATCGCTGAAGCTGCGGCACGAGATCGGCATCGACATCATCGCCTGGGAGTGCGACTACCCGCACTCGGACTGCTTCTGGCCGGACGCCCCCGAGCAGGTACTCGCGGAGTTGAATGCCGCAGGCGCGTCGGATTCCGACATCAACAAGATCACCTGGGAGAACTCCTGCCGGTTCTTCGGCTGGGATCCCTTCACCCGCACCACCCGTGAGGACGCGACGGTCAAGGGGCTGCGCGCCAAGGGCGCCGACGTCGACACCTCGATCCGCTCGCGTAAGGAGTGGGCCGCCCGCTACGCCGAAAAGCAGCTGACCAAGGCCTGA
- a CDS encoding AraC family transcriptional regulator, with amino-acid sequence MTVSAHSARDLSRPANIGQVELRRGGRVLAGSYLYEGELLVTGWHFHDVHQIEYAIGGVVEVETASAHHLLPPQQAAWIPAGLEHQATMNPSVKTLAVMFDPELIPTAGDRARILAVSPLIREMMLYALRWPIYRSPGVADDEAADSFFRTLANLVAEALDHEAPLSLPSSHDPLVAAAMAYTKEHLQSVTLAEVCRAVAVSERTLRRQFQSEAQMPWRTYLLHARMLRAMALLAAPTQSVQQAASAVGFDSVGSFTRAFSQFCGETPSSYRRRVTGTGV; translated from the coding sequence GTGACCGTCTCCGCACATTCGGCCAGAGACTTGTCTCGACCGGCCAACATCGGCCAGGTGGAACTGCGCCGCGGTGGCCGGGTCCTGGCCGGCAGCTATCTGTACGAGGGTGAGCTGCTCGTCACCGGCTGGCATTTCCACGACGTGCACCAGATCGAATACGCGATCGGCGGCGTGGTCGAGGTCGAGACGGCCTCGGCGCACCATCTGCTGCCGCCTCAGCAGGCGGCGTGGATTCCGGCCGGCCTCGAACATCAGGCCACCATGAATCCCTCCGTCAAGACGCTGGCGGTGATGTTCGACCCGGAACTCATCCCGACCGCCGGTGACCGTGCCCGCATCCTGGCCGTCTCCCCGCTGATCCGGGAGATGATGCTCTACGCGCTGCGGTGGCCGATCTACCGGAGCCCAGGTGTCGCCGACGACGAGGCCGCTGACTCATTCTTCCGCACGCTGGCCAACCTGGTGGCCGAGGCGCTGGATCACGAAGCGCCGCTGAGCCTTCCGAGCTCCCACGATCCCCTGGTCGCCGCCGCGATGGCCTATACCAAGGAGCACCTGCAGTCGGTAACGCTCGCCGAGGTGTGCCGGGCGGTCGCGGTCTCCGAACGGACTCTGCGCCGCCAATTCCAGAGCGAAGCGCAAATGCCTTGGCGCACTTATCTCTTGCACGCCCGGATGTTACGAGCGATGGCCCTGCTGGCGGCGCCCACCCAAAGCGTGCAGCAGGCCGCCAGCGCGGTGGGCTTCGACAGCGTGGGGTCGTTCACCCGGGCCTTCAGTCAGTTCTGCGGGGAAACCCCGTCGTCATACCGAAGGCGTGTCACCGGTACCGGTGTGTGA
- a CDS encoding CHAT domain-containing protein, with protein sequence MTDTLVLRFADVGVATYASLRIVGQPERTVTWVVHEPIVLAALEELKGALPDPDGDESLTDALDRALTRGPFATTQGELTLAYILGVLLIAAPAWQLLTECVADPRPVLFVSPSARLARIPWGALAVPLTGPTPEELVAARKEAVTFKGTTAARIPWQLADIDTVTEGFRLMEMVDVVMAVPPNIVHAPRTPARWRERRSAPALLVVDPRVPGQRPDSALGSVLGRPSSESTLSRHFAELLAHRPVLPEVDAPVELFRRSDADRSWLAAQLDRAPSRMLYVGHASAADRAHGYADRAALHLACTSAADGAAEPVGDHRPLLASDLMAAQLPVPPRVALLACGSGGDYQFDEATGLVAAMVLCGSELVTATLWSLPTTAGYRRFTGRTEDPMAEVVMAVDDAHEADDAVLSLNRWQREQMRRWRNGDTTASPLYWAAVVTFAVGGAR encoded by the coding sequence ATGACCGACACCCTGGTGTTGCGGTTCGCCGACGTCGGCGTGGCGACGTACGCCAGCCTTCGCATCGTCGGCCAACCCGAACGCACGGTGACATGGGTGGTGCACGAGCCGATCGTGCTGGCCGCCCTCGAGGAACTCAAAGGTGCCCTGCCCGACCCCGACGGTGACGAGAGCCTGACCGACGCCCTGGACCGGGCGCTGACCCGAGGCCCGTTCGCCACCACGCAGGGTGAACTCACGCTGGCCTACATCCTGGGTGTGCTGCTGATCGCCGCGCCGGCGTGGCAGTTGCTCACCGAGTGCGTCGCCGATCCGCGACCGGTGCTGTTCGTCTCGCCCAGCGCCCGCCTGGCGCGCATCCCGTGGGGGGCGCTGGCGGTCCCGTTGACCGGCCCCACTCCCGAGGAACTCGTCGCCGCCCGCAAGGAGGCGGTGACCTTCAAAGGCACCACCGCGGCTCGCATTCCGTGGCAGCTCGCCGACATCGACACCGTCACCGAAGGTTTCCGGCTGATGGAGATGGTCGATGTGGTGATGGCAGTGCCGCCCAATATTGTGCATGCCCCGCGCACACCGGCACGGTGGCGTGAACGACGAAGTGCACCAGCGCTTCTCGTGGTCGATCCGCGGGTGCCGGGTCAGCGGCCGGATTCGGCCCTGGGCTCGGTCCTGGGCCGGCCGTCGAGTGAGAGCACGCTGTCCCGCCACTTCGCCGAGCTCCTCGCGCACCGTCCGGTGCTGCCCGAGGTCGACGCGCCGGTGGAGCTGTTCCGCCGCAGCGATGCCGACCGCAGCTGGCTGGCCGCGCAGCTCGATCGCGCCCCGAGCCGCATGCTCTACGTCGGGCACGCCAGCGCGGCCGACCGCGCGCACGGCTATGCCGACCGCGCCGCACTACACCTGGCGTGCACGTCCGCGGCCGACGGTGCCGCCGAGCCGGTGGGCGACCACCGCCCGCTGTTGGCGTCCGATCTGATGGCCGCCCAGCTGCCGGTGCCCCCACGGGTGGCCCTGCTCGCGTGTGGCTCCGGCGGGGACTATCAGTTCGACGAGGCGACCGGTCTGGTCGCGGCGATGGTTCTCTGTGGGAGCGAGTTGGTGACCGCAACGCTGTGGTCGCTGCCCACCACGGCGGGGTACCGCCGGTTCACCGGGCGCACCGAGGACCCGATGGCCGAAGTCGTCATGGCCGTCGACGACGCCCACGAGGCCGACGACGCGGTGCTGAGTCTGAATCGCTGGCAGCGTGAGCAGATGCGGCGGTGGCGCAACGGTGACACCACCGCCAGCCCGTTGTACTGGGCAGCGGTGGTCACCTTTGCGGTCGGGGGTGCCCGGTGA